The Montipora capricornis isolate CH-2021 chromosome 1, ASM3666992v2, whole genome shotgun sequence genome contains a region encoding:
- the LOC138047273 gene encoding uncharacterized protein, which translates to MHYAEIKMAEGMSTPTKVSPRNPACRLCGDSHESRYMLRIFSKAGSGKDLCAKVHKTCGIKISEDDTRSKVLCRSCVSFVNKMEQFIQRAQSIENTLSDQSAEYAVKRCVQLSPSSLQPSKRLSRNMPSESSVHVDEPSKPITPTRKQLSFSTPQTATILMPKSTGDTCPTSSVNQPARNTSRSVEQSSFATLQDATGHDCTITSMNQQATTVLRPKSTGDNDCLSLVEAQSLLTERQQKMIVQAVSHKDVTVLAAILKDHCPSVVKEFKKTLSEELKTSCAKLCKRSQGSVLYGNDYDSMKEFDFNKVWLELKTNFPFLVEVMNAVSLKENSVAETKLELQVKYSFLYSILMNERWHELNLVKRVNTVLVIEGGCTKKLQERLNKLGVCLSTGRRDNLLKLLGGHFSDVVVQKVKKGSVFRGTGDNWDLKILKGHMRKEIQNDDLHLFASNLIENRINFNHLPNDSPKGNIKDFPRHNFSLNVPEWKRYAECAKIIVGRIVLEFFSKFKFLKAVIPDHISHDYSLQMSEKSTIVSLPIINANESKYDDCVNILRTYEKWIAEIYVQAGLLDEMPHTDNPPIPEGPAAPGQTNAHTQDTQDDPMRDMKIAFAGDQLTRVRFAGAKDLLSGSHTAADRFEHCSPFKPVIWHTKASLLQYSYSFLHKAESVNQVGTLKYFREKFNRRNATPSKVLDSYEGSEELFLSVGKAYIVTAALKFFGMSDLEERPSLHQFPENIARETLENKKKYFDDAFGKFIDKFLLQKVDVTDSCNEDDYVKNYALCFIFLAILVMQMKDTAAEGDGSRNLINQKLLLSVFKSMGAYSKYAIEMFVSIAQIECLLTPRLAEQFKWGFFVNWRGGAGRNIEDDLAQEISNRCSKSIVQRQGPNKTLNSISKVCKATTGIHQIVEEFDSSVGIHKTSVQHTTCDSLKDEKEMVSDLLRLNPFNHMPARFHDSFPDIKRSPLRYLNIVDFHQWLAKHLEELST; encoded by the exons ATGCATTAtgccgaaatcaaaatggcggaaggtaTGTCCACTCCGACGAAGGTTTCTCCTCGAAATCCAGCTTGCCGACTCTGTGGTGATTCTCATGAGAGTCGCTATATGCTACGAATATTCAGCAAAGCTGGTTCAGGAAAAGATCTGTGTGCCAAAGTCCATAAAACCTGTGGCATAAAAATTTCGGAGGACGATACGAGATCAAAGGTCTTGTGTAGGAGTTGTGTTTCATTCGTAAACAAGATGGAACAGTTTATTCAGAGAGCTCAATCCATAGAGAATACGCTGTCGGATCAAAGCGCAGAATATGCTGTCAAGCGATGCGTACAGCTTTCACCTTCTTCGCTTCAGCCGTCGAAGCGTTTATCAAGGAATATGCCATCCGAAAGCTCTGTACACGTGGATGAGCCGTCGAAGCCAATCACACCTACACGAAAGCAGCTTTCCTTCTCAACTCCACAAACTGCGACAATTTTAATGCCTAAATCAACAGGAGATACCTGCCCAACCTCTTCTGTGAATCAGCCGGCGCGAAATACTTCGAGGTCTGTAGAACAGTCGTCTTTCGCAACACTGCAAGATGCTACCGGACATGATTGCACAATAACTTCTATGAATCAGCAAGCTACAACTGTTTTAAGGCCTAAATCAACAGGAGACAATGACTGTTTATCATTAGTTGAAGCTCAGTCGTTACTGACTGAAAGACAGCAAAAAATGATTGTACAAGCCGTCAGCCACAAGGATGTCACTGTCTTGGCTGCTATCTTGAAAGATCACTGTCCAAGTGTTGTTAAAGAGTTCAAGAAAACCCTTAGTGAGGAGTTGAAAACATCGTGTGCAAAGCTGTGCAAGCGTTCGCAAGGTTCCGTATTATATGGAAATGATTATGATAGCATGAAAGAATTTGATTTTAACAAAGTTTGGCTTGAATTGAAGACGAACTTCCCTTTTCTTGTTGAGGTCATGAACGCAGTGTCTCTCAAGGAGAACTCCGTCGCAGAAACAAAGCTTGAGCTTCAAGTAAAGTACAGTTTTTTGTACTCGATCCTTATGAACGAGAGGTGGCATGAACTTAACCTGGTGAAACGTGTGAATACAGTTCTCGTCATTGAAGGTGGATGTACCAAAAAG CTTCAagaacgactgaacaaacttgGTGTGTGCCTGTCGACTGGGAGAAGGGATAACCTGCTAAAGCTCTTGGGAGGTCATTTTTCAGATGTAGTAGTGCAGAAAGTAAAGAAAGGAAGTGTGTTCCGAGGCACTGGTGACAACTGGGATCTGAAAATTTTGAAGGGACACATGAGAAAGGAAATCCAGAATGATGATCTGCACTTGTTTGCCAGTAACCTGATTGAAAACAGAATCAACTTCAATCACTTACCCAATGACAGCCCCAAAGGGAACATTAAAGATTTCCCACgtcataatttttctttaaatgtaCCTGAATGGAAAAGATATGCAGAATGTGCCAAGATCATTGTTGGGCGAATTGTTCTtgagttcttttccaaatttaagTTCTTGAAAGCTGTTATCCCTGACCACATTTCTCATGATTACAGCCTACAAATGTCAGAGAAGTCCACCATAGTAAGCCTGCCAATCATCAATGCAAATGAATCAAAGTATGATGATTGTGTTAACATTTTAAGAACTTATGAAAAGTGGATTGCTGAAATCTATGTTCAAGCAGGTTTGCTAGATGAAATGCCACACACAGATAATCCACCAATTCCTGAAGGACCTGCAGCACCTGGACAGACCAATGCACACACACAAGACACCCAGGATGACCCAATGAGAGATATGAAGATTGCATTTGCAGGTGATCAGCTAACTCGTGTGAGATTTGCAGGTGCCAAAGATTTGCTGTCTGGTTCTCACACAGCGGCTGATCGTTTTGAACACTGCTCGCCCTTTAAGCCAGTTATATGGCATACCAAAGCTTCCCTTTTACAGTATTCATACTCATTTCTTCACAAAGCAGAATCTGTCAATCAAGTTGGCACCTTAAAATACTTCAGGGAGAAATTCAACAGAAGGAATGCTACCCCTTCCAAAGTTCTTGACTCCTATGAAGGGAGCGAAGAGTTGTTCCTCAGTGTGGGGAAAGCTTACATTGTAACTGCTGCCCTGAAATTTTTTGGGATGTCAGACCTTGAGGAAAGGCCCTCATTACATCAATTCCCAGAAAACATTGCTCGTGAAACCTTAGAAAACAAGAAGAAGTACTTTGATGATGCTTTTGGCAAGTTCATTGACAAATTCCTTTTACAGAAAGTAGATGTCACTGACAGCTGCAATGAGGATGATTATGTCAAGAATTATGccctttgtttcattttcttggctATTCTTGTCATGCAAATGAAGGACACTGCAGCAGAGGGAGATGGTAGCAGAAATCTCATCAACCAGAAACTCTTGCTGTCAGTTTTCAAGTCGATGGGGGCTTACAGCAAATATGCCATTGAAATGTTTGTGAGTATAGCCCAAATCGAGTGCCTGCTAACTCCACGCCTGGCTGAGCAGTTTAAATGGGGATTTTTTGTAAATTGGAGGGGTGGTGCGGGAAGAAATATTGAAGACGACCTGGCCCAAGAAATTTCAAACCGTTGCAGTAAAAGCATTGTCCAGAGGCAGGGGCCAAACAAAACCCTGAACTCCATCAGCAAGGTCTGCAAAGCAACTACTGGCATCCATCAGATTGTAGAGGAATTTGACTCTTCTGTGGGGATACACAAGACATCTGTGCAGCATACAACATGTGACTCACTTAAAGATGAGAAAGAAATGGTGTCTGACTTATTGCGATTGAATCCTTTCAATCATATGCCAGCAAGATTTCACGACAGTTTCCCTGACATTAAAAGGTCTCCTCTAAGGTATTTAAACATTGTTGACTTTCATCAGTGGCTAGCCAAACACTTGGAAGAATTATCAACTTAG
- the LOC138016158 gene encoding uncharacterized protein, translating to MKAHLFGASSFQGCAHYGLRRAADDGEEEFGADAATFIRKNFYVDDRLKSVPTVSEAIHLIKASQSRGAVRQLRCDQGTNFIGARNELKTALSEKIQDHVQEYLLSNKCEWISFKSNATHCSHMGGPWERLICTVRNALEPLLMIVGNQLDDETLRTFLTEVECIVQSRPLSVDYLSDAEAPEPLTPNHLLTMKPKRVLPPPEEFQRPDVYCRIRFRRVQFCANEFWLRWREEYL from the exons ATGAAAGCTCATCTTTTCGGCGCCAGCAGCTTCCAAGGTTGTGCGCACTATGGGCTCAGACGAGCAGCAGATGATGGTGAAGAAGAATTCGGTGCCGATGCAGCTACATTCATACGCAAGAATTTCTATGTCGATGATAGGCTTAAATCTGTGCCAACCGTTTCTGAAGCCATACATCTGATTAAAGCCAGCCAGTCAAG AGGCGCAGTGAGACAACTGAGGTGCGACCAAGGAACCAACTTCATTGGTGCGCGAAACGAGCTCAAAACAGCATTATCCGAGAAAATTCAAGACCACGTCCAAGAGTACTTGTTGAGTAATAAATGTGAGTGGATCTCATTCAAGTCCAATGCAACACACTGTAGTCACATGGGAGGTCCGTGGGAACGTTTAATTTGCACGGTGCGCAACGCTCTTGAACCTCTCCTAATGATAGTTGGAAACCAACTCGATGATGAAACTTTGCGAACATTTCTGACGGAGGTGGAGTGTATCGTGCAGTCAAGGCCTCTCAGTGTTGACTACCTGTCTGACGCAGAAGCCCCCGAGCCGTTAACGCCTAACCACCTTCTAACTATGAAACCCAAACGAGTGTTACCGCCTCCAGAAGAGTTTCAAAGACCTGACGTGTACTGTCGTATAAGGTTTAGAAGAGTGCAGTTTTGTGCTAATGAATTCTGGCTGAGATGGCGTGAAGAATATCTTTAA